The proteins below come from a single Mustela nigripes isolate SB6536 chromosome 14, MUSNIG.SB6536, whole genome shotgun sequence genomic window:
- the LOC132002017 gene encoding guanylate-binding protein 6-like, with protein sequence MASESHMTAPICLVENNMQLSVNQTAVQILEGISQPVVVVAIVGLYRTGKSYLMNRLAGQNRGFPLGSTVQSKTKGIWMWCVPHPCKPNHTLVLLDTEGLGDVEKGDPKNDSWIFALAVLLCSTFVYNSMGTINHQALEQLHYVTELTELIRAKSSPEKDGTEDSTEFVSFFPDFIWAVRDFTLELKLNDHPITEDEYLENALKLIPGNNYKIQASNLLRECIRNFFPKRKCFVFDRPVNDTKLLADIENIPEHQLDPKFLTQAKNFCSYIHTQARAKTLREEVTVTGNRLKTLVVTYVDAINTGEVPCLKNTMTTLARLENSEAVQKAANHYSEQMSQRLTLPTDTLQELLDVHADCEKEAIEVFMKHSFKDDKQKFQKTLVELIMDKKEHFLQQNEEASLKYCQSILDEMSQVLRERISAGTFSVPGGYKLYREAKESIEWKYSQVPRKGVKANEVLQSFLQSQASIEESIWQSDKALTDGEKAIAEERVSKEAAERKQEMLKQKLLEEQQHMEAQKKTLQENIDQLKEKLENEREKLIKEQNAILEHNLKVQQDLLNEGFREKSERMEAEIKKLKSRLAATKSNTPSWVTQAVEGLGHDFIKIVTAPVRFVDHLVTGILSLFKGN encoded by the exons ATGGCATCTGAATCCCATATGACTGCTCCCATTTGTCTGGTGGAAAACAATATGCAGCTGTCAGTGAACCAGACAGCTGTACAGATTCTTGAAGGTATTTCTCAACCAGTAGTGGTTGTGGCCATTGTAGGACTGTATCGTACCGGCAAATCCTACTTGATGAACCGTCTTGCGGGACAGAACCGAG GTTTCCCTCTGGGCTCTACAGTGCAGTCTAAAACCAAGGGCATCTGGATGTGGTGTGTGCCTCATCCCTGCAAGCCAAACCACACTCTGGTCCTTCTGGATACTGAAGGCCTGGGTGATGTGGAAAAG GGTGACCCTAAGAATGACTCATGGATCTTTGCACTGGCTGTGCTTCTGTGCAGCACCTTTGTCTACAACAGCATGGGCACCATCAACCACCAGGCCCTGGAGCAGCTGCA TTATGTGACAGAGCTCACAGAACTAATCAGGGCAAAGTCCTCCCCAGAAAAGGATGGAACAGAAGATTCTACGGAGTTTGTGAGTTTTTTTCCAGACTTTATCTGGGCTGTACGGGATTTTACCCTGGAGCTGAAGTTAAATGATCATCCTATCACAGAAGATGAGTACCTGGAGAATGCCTTGAAGCTGATACCAG GCAACAACTACAAAATCCAAGCATCCAATCTACTCAGAGAGTGCATCAGGAATTTCTTTCCAAAACGGAAGTGTTTTGTCTTTGATCGGCCAGTAAATGACACAAAACTCCTAGCTGATATTGAGAATATACCTGAACATCAACTGGATCCTAAATTCCTGACACAAGCAAAAAATTTTTGTTCTTACATCCACACCCAGGCAAGGGCCAAGACTCTCAGAGAAGAAGTCACAGTCACTGGAAATC GGCTGAAGACTCTGGTGGTGACCTATGTGGATGCCATCAATACTGGAGAAGTGCCTTGTTTAAAGAACACAATGACAACACTAGCCCGGCTTGAGAACTCTGAGGCCGTGCAGAAGGCAGCCAACCACTACAGTGAGCAGATGTCCCAGCGACTGACACTCCCCACAGACACGCTCCAGGAGCTGCTGGATGTGCATGCAGACTGTGAGAAGGAAGCCATTGAAGTGTTCATGAAGCATTCCTTCAAGGATGACAAGCAGAAGTTCCAGAAGACTCTTGTG GAACTCATAATGGATAAGAAAGAGCATTTCTTGCAGCAGAATGAAGAGGCATCCCTTAAATACTGCCAGTCCATCCTTGATGAAATGTCACAGGTCCTAAGGGAAAGGATTTCAGCAGGAACTTTCTCTGTTCCTGGGGGATACAAGCTCTACAGGGAAGCAAAAGAAAGTATTGAATGGAAATATTCACAAGTGCCCAGGAAAGGAGTGAAG GCAAATGAAGTCCTCCAGAGCTTTCTGCAGTCACAGGCTTCAATAGAGGAATCCATCTGGCAGTCAGATAAAGCCCTCACTGATGGGGAGAAGGCCATAGCAG AGGAGCGGGTCAGCAAGGAGGCCGCTGAGAGGAAACAGGAGATGCTAAAACAGAAACTACTGGAGGAGCAACAGCATATGGAGGCTCAAAAAAAGACTCTCCAGGAAAACATAGACCAACTGAAAGAGAAActggagaatgagagagaaaaactaataaaagaacAGAACGCGATATTGGAGCATAACTTGAAG gTCCAACAAGATCTATTAAATGAAGGATTTAGAGAGAAATCTGagaggatggaggcagagataAAGAAGTTGAAATCTAGGCTTGCTGCTACTAAAAGTAACACTCCTTCCTGGGTCACACAAGCTGTGGAGGGATTAGGCCATGACTTTATTAAAATAGTTACTGCCCCTGTTAGATTTGTTGATCACCTAGTGACAGGTATATTATCACTATTTAAAGGGAATTAG